The DNA region TGTGACCACAGGGAACCAGGGCTGCAACAACCTGGTTCTCGAAGCACATCACGCAGTCGAGCTTCTGTCTCGACTCAGGGGGCGAGCTGGACGTGGAGCCACCATTGGAAGATGAATAGCTGTTGGTGCCATTGGAGAATGCAGGGATGTAGATAGGAAAGCCTACTTGGTGGCCAGTGCTAGGTGGGTCACTATTCGCTCTCCCAGCTAGCGGGTGATCCAGGCTTTCTGGAAATGTGGGTGACAGGCAAGGAGTAGATGGCTGTCTCCCTCGGCATTGAGGCTTGGTATTAATAGCAGGGTCACTACCAAAGCCAGGGAGAGGGTTTACAGGTTCAAAAGGAGTCCAAATGGTTTGGGAAGGCATTAATAAGGAGTCATACACAGGAGAGTCAACCGCGAGGTCTTCCGTGCCCACTGAAGGCAACGTTTCTCCAAACCAAAAGTTGCTTGTGCTGAACGGACTTGTTGGACTGAAGTCAGCCAATCTATTGCTTCCAAAACAGGAATCTGTGGAACTACTTCccaaggagctggagctgtcaTTCCTATAATTAGAAATCATTCTGGTGCAACTAAGAGGGACAGGATTAGAAGCAAGCCATGCAGACCTGAGAGTGCCTCCTTCAAAACTCACATCTGTACCATTGTAGTGGAAATCATTCTCTTTATTCAGCTTGATGTAGTTCCCAGTACGCATGGCTATATGCATTTCTATCTCCTCACGTGCACAATTGACATTTTCAGGCATTCCTGTGACTTTGAAGACTggctccttgtccctgctggggGTGACTATGTAGGTATGGGTCTGCTGCTGAATTCTTTTGATTGTAGCTCCTTTTGGTCCAACCACCAGCCCAACTACACGGTAAGGCACCCAGACTTGGACTGTCATCTGACCTGGCAGGTTAGGGGTACATGGCAGGCCTCCCAGGGCAGGACCACTCTTGTTGTGTGATGCTCTGATCATGGAGAAGTGTTCAGCAGCTGAGAGAATTTCCATTTTAACCATGGCTACATCCCCCTTTCGCCCAATGACAACAAAGATGGGTTCTTCTCCACGAACAGGGGTCTTAATGTAATTATTTGTCTTGGCCCTTAGTGCTTTTATTTTGCAACCTGTTTAAAGGAAACATATACAAGTTTACCAAGACATCCAAGTTTAGAAAGACACAAGAAAGCCATCTAAGCTGAGATTTTCAAGAAACCATAGGGTGAAACTAGAAGCAACTGTTTGCATCTCAGCAAGCCACATCAGCAAAACCAGTAACAACTTATACCTATTATTTGCAAACATGCCTCTGATACTTATAGCCACAAACTATTTTAGCAATGTTTATTGGGCTGGTTTAGCCCAGCAACTGCTCAATTGCTATTAGATGGTGAATAAACATGAATGACTTTTTCCTCTGTCAACTACCTTTGTGATTATCCCATACATACTGGTAGGTTTAAATTTTTTCCATTGATTTGGTATACTTcagtgtcctagggtgacgttatggtgcttgtatccccaataatgtgttctgtttatgtttgatattatgttctgtgccttcaggactggctcagaaaagtgaaggtttgtttt from Anomalospiza imberbis isolate Cuckoo-Finch-1a 21T00152 chromosome W unlocalized genomic scaffold, ASM3175350v1 scaffold_31, whole genome shotgun sequence includes:
- the MEX3C gene encoding RNA-binding E3 ubiquitin-protein ligase MEX3C; the encoded protein is MVKMEILSAAEHFSMIRASHNKSGPALGGLPCTPNLPGQMTVQVWVPYRVVGLVVGPKGATIKRIQQQTHTYIVTPSRDKEPVFKVTGMPENVNCAREEIEMHIAMRTGNYIKLNKENDFHYNGTDVSFEGGTLRSAWLASNPVPLSCTRMISNYRNDSSSSLGSSSTDSCFGSNRLADFSPTSPFSTSNFWFGETLPSVGTEDLAVDSPVYDSLLMPSQTIWTPFEPVNPLPGFGSDPAINTKPQCRGRQPSTPCLSPTFPESLDHPLAGRANSDPPSTGHQVGFPIYIPAFSNGTNSYSSSNGGSTSSSPPESRQKLDCVMCFENQVVAALVPCGHNLFGLECANKICEKEVPLCPVCQTAVTQAIQIHS